A window of the Oncorhynchus keta strain PuntledgeMale-10-30-2019 chromosome 21, Oket_V2, whole genome shotgun sequence genome harbors these coding sequences:
- the LOC118400071 gene encoding serine/threonine-protein phosphatase 4 regulatory subunit 2-B-like isoform X1, whose amino-acid sequence MMEIDSLQEALKDFDNKGKKEVAPLLDQFLCHVAKTGETIVQWSQFKSYFLFKLEKVMDDFNASAPDQRGVANPNVDSIPFEDMKERILKIVNGYNGIPFTIQRLCELLTEPKRNYTGTEKFLRGVEKNVMVVSCVHPTSEKNGCSGVNRMNGVMLPGNASAFTERKVNGPGTPRPLNRPKLSLATNGLPDSTENKDPTTEQGHDKPSSEVSASGTQGSSVKNKHHDDEEEEDMEAEQHEVKRLKFSKEDEQEGDTLGHGNNDSLSEEAESMVQEEDDEKRSEAPSTAGTCEDQEPSSTQLEPSAGPGEDEQAEREVPCGSQEECNDMDQSEQQAPAGVLESPDARESDEGSDPVSSSSSVSSSSSEESGAREERASAPSSSTSEPPAEGAMESGSLDTGTSEEPMEQD is encoded by the exons ATGATGGAAATTGACTCACTTCAAGAGGCGCTTAAAG ACTTTGACAATAAAGGGAAGAAAGAAGTGGCACCACTGCTCGACCAGTTTCTGTGTCATGTTGCGAAGACTGGAGAAACCAT TGTTCAGTGGTCTCAGTTTAAAAGCTATTTCCTCTTCAAACTGGAGAAGGTGATGGACGACTTCAATGCCTCAGCACCCGATCAAAGGGGGGTAGCCAATCCCAATGTGGACTCCATTCCATTTGAGGACATGAAGGAGAGGATACTGAAGATTGTGAATGGATACAATGG AATTCCATTTACGATACAGCGTTTGTGTGAGCTGCTTACAGAACCCAAGAGAAATTACACAGGGACAGAGAAATTCCTCAGAGGTGTTGAGAAG AATGTGATGGTGGTCAGCTGTGTGCATCCTACTTCAGA GAAAAACGGATGCAGTGGTGTGAATAGAATGAATGGTGTTATGTTGCCTGGGAACGCATCTGCTTTTACGGAGAG GAAAGTGAATGGCCCAGGGACCCCCAGGCCGCTGAACAGACCAAAGCTCTCTCTAGCGACAAACGGCCTACCGGACAGTACAGAAAACAAAGACCCTACCACAGAGCAGGGACATGACAAACCCTCCAG TGAGGTGTCGGCATCAGGTACCCAGGGGAGCTCTGTGAAGAACAAGCACCATGACGACGAGGAAGAAGAGGATATGGAGGCGGAGCAACACGAGGTGAAGAGGCTCAAGTTCAGCAAAGAGGATGAGCAGGAGGGGGACACCCTCGGACACGGCAACAATGACAGTTTGTCGGAAGAggcagagtccatggtccaggaGGAGGATGACGAGAAGAGAAGTGAGGCTCCCAGTACTGCTGGGACTTGTGAAGACCAAG AGCCATCGAGCACACAGTTGGAGCCATCAGCAGGGCCCGGGGAGGACgagcaggcagagagggaggttcCTTGTGGCTCCCAAGAGGAATGTAATGACATGGACCAGTCAGAACAGCAGGCCCCTGCTGGCGTCCTGGAGAGCCCCGATGCCCGAGAAAGCGATGAGGGCAGTGACCCagtcagcagcagcagtagtgtcagcagcagtagcagtgagGAGAGTGGAGCCAGAGAAGAGAGAGCCTCTGCTCCCTCCAGCAGTACTTCTGAGCCACCTGCAGAGGGTGCCATGGAGAGCGGTAGCCTGGACACTGGGACCAGTGAGGAGCCCATGGAGCAGGACTAG
- the LOC118400071 gene encoding serine/threonine-protein phosphatase 4 regulatory subunit 2-B-like isoform X2 produces MDDFNASAPDQRGVANPNVDSIPFEDMKERILKIVNGYNGIPFTIQRLCELLTEPKRNYTGTEKFLRGVEKNVMVVSCVHPTSEKNGCSGVNRMNGVMLPGNASAFTERKVNGPGTPRPLNRPKLSLATNGLPDSTENKDPTTEQGHDKPSSEVSASGTQGSSVKNKHHDDEEEEDMEAEQHEVKRLKFSKEDEQEGDTLGHGNNDSLSEEAESMVQEEDDEKRSEAPSTAGTCEDQEPSSTQLEPSAGPGEDEQAEREVPCGSQEECNDMDQSEQQAPAGVLESPDARESDEGSDPVSSSSSVSSSSSEESGAREERASAPSSSTSEPPAEGAMESGSLDTGTSEEPMEQD; encoded by the exons ATGGACGACTTCAATGCCTCAGCACCCGATCAAAGGGGGGTAGCCAATCCCAATGTGGACTCCATTCCATTTGAGGACATGAAGGAGAGGATACTGAAGATTGTGAATGGATACAATGG AATTCCATTTACGATACAGCGTTTGTGTGAGCTGCTTACAGAACCCAAGAGAAATTACACAGGGACAGAGAAATTCCTCAGAGGTGTTGAGAAG AATGTGATGGTGGTCAGCTGTGTGCATCCTACTTCAGA GAAAAACGGATGCAGTGGTGTGAATAGAATGAATGGTGTTATGTTGCCTGGGAACGCATCTGCTTTTACGGAGAG GAAAGTGAATGGCCCAGGGACCCCCAGGCCGCTGAACAGACCAAAGCTCTCTCTAGCGACAAACGGCCTACCGGACAGTACAGAAAACAAAGACCCTACCACAGAGCAGGGACATGACAAACCCTCCAG TGAGGTGTCGGCATCAGGTACCCAGGGGAGCTCTGTGAAGAACAAGCACCATGACGACGAGGAAGAAGAGGATATGGAGGCGGAGCAACACGAGGTGAAGAGGCTCAAGTTCAGCAAAGAGGATGAGCAGGAGGGGGACACCCTCGGACACGGCAACAATGACAGTTTGTCGGAAGAggcagagtccatggtccaggaGGAGGATGACGAGAAGAGAAGTGAGGCTCCCAGTACTGCTGGGACTTGTGAAGACCAAG AGCCATCGAGCACACAGTTGGAGCCATCAGCAGGGCCCGGGGAGGACgagcaggcagagagggaggttcCTTGTGGCTCCCAAGAGGAATGTAATGACATGGACCAGTCAGAACAGCAGGCCCCTGCTGGCGTCCTGGAGAGCCCCGATGCCCGAGAAAGCGATGAGGGCAGTGACCCagtcagcagcagcagtagtgtcagcagcagtagcagtgagGAGAGTGGAGCCAGAGAAGAGAGAGCCTCTGCTCCCTCCAGCAGTACTTCTGAGCCACCTGCAGAGGGTGCCATGGAGAGCGGTAGCCTGGACACTGGGACCAGTGAGGAGCCCATGGAGCAGGACTAG